The following proteins come from a genomic window of Bacillus sp. Marseille-P3661:
- a CDS encoding DUF6501 family protein, producing the protein MRNNTWQNSETIKNVKCVHTNAKKYKVDTALTVGKVYEVKNETEEFVFIIDNSGKVGGYYKDYFVEA; encoded by the coding sequence ATGAGAAATAATACTTGGCAAAACAGCGAAACAATTAAAAATGTAAAATGCGTACATACGAATGCAAAAAAATATAAGGTCGATACAGCGTTAACAGTAGGTAAAGTTTATGAAGTAAAAAATGAAACAGAGGAATTTGTTTTTATTATAGATAATTCAGGAAAAGTCGGCGGTTATTATAAGGATTATTTTGTTGAAGCATAA
- a CDS encoding DUF3656 domain-containing U32 family peptidase has translation MRGLRDLKRTRSSVELLAPAGNWECLRAAVANGADAIFFGVENFNARVRAKNFQVEELPEIMAYLHKYNVRGYVTFNILVFENELDQARSLVESCIDAGVDALIVQDMGLVQLIREISPDFPIHGSTQMTITSPEAIDFLKPYDLEVVVLGRENNLNHIKTIANKSPMPLEVFVHGALCVSYSGQCLTSEMWGGRSANRGECAQACRLPYDLLVDNEVKEMGNIAYVLSPKDLAAIEIVPELIDAGVSSFKIEGRLKSPEYVANVVSKYRKAIDEHLAGNDYTPSKQEIRELQQSFSRGFTFGFLKGTNNKQLIDGTFPKSRGVYLGTVKKVLKDAVLCDLETPLKRGDGIVFDAGRPEEKEEGGRVYDLRKKGKKLEGEVEQSQIEIVPGRHDVNLTKINVGDKIWKTSDQELEKHLRKTYESEQCFRLFPVNVSVTGNLGQPLLTVWHDEATNQYVTIESEQALEEAQKRPLTADYLAEQLGRLGGTIYELNNLNVNITGDVIIPVKELNRMRREAVDQLLAARQAPIQYKKNNSLLKPDVQRKANRVKDSANLIALCRTMEQIQAACNTDIDYIYADFEFTTDYPKAVQVARNNNKSIALATPRIHMPGENGILNGIVKAKPDAILVRSLGAVQYYLEQKLTIPLIGDFSLNIANSRAVDLFLNRGLSRVTPSYDLNIQQMFDMLENASTEDIEIVIHQHLPMFHTEHCVYCTFLSEGTDFTNCGRPCEKHRISLQDRIGMSHPVRVDIGCRNTVYNAIEQSGAEYLSQFLTEGIQNYRIEFLEENEDKVKEVIALYREALNGERTGTSVWKTLKATNQLGVTRGQLIKK, from the coding sequence ATGAGAGGATTGAGAGATTTGAAACGCACTAGAAGTTCGGTTGAATTATTAGCGCCGGCAGGGAACTGGGAATGTCTGCGGGCTGCTGTTGCAAATGGAGCAGATGCTATCTTTTTTGGCGTGGAAAATTTTAATGCTCGTGTGCGAGCAAAAAATTTCCAGGTAGAGGAATTACCTGAAATTATGGCTTATTTGCATAAATATAATGTTCGCGGGTATGTGACATTTAATATATTGGTATTTGAAAATGAACTAGATCAAGCGCGGTCTTTAGTAGAGTCCTGTATAGATGCAGGAGTAGATGCCTTAATTGTACAAGATATGGGTCTTGTGCAGTTAATTCGTGAAATATCACCGGATTTCCCTATACATGGTTCAACACAAATGACGATTACTTCTCCAGAAGCGATCGATTTTCTTAAGCCCTATGATCTTGAGGTTGTAGTTTTAGGACGAGAAAATAACTTAAATCATATTAAAACAATAGCAAACAAATCACCAATGCCGTTAGAAGTATTTGTTCATGGTGCGTTATGCGTTTCTTATTCAGGGCAGTGTCTTACATCAGAAATGTGGGGCGGCCGTTCTGCCAATCGGGGGGAATGTGCGCAAGCATGTCGTTTACCATATGATTTACTAGTAGATAATGAAGTGAAAGAAATGGGTAATATTGCTTACGTGTTATCGCCTAAAGATTTGGCGGCAATAGAAATCGTCCCTGAGTTAATTGATGCTGGTGTGTCTTCTTTTAAAATTGAAGGTCGATTAAAGTCACCTGAATATGTAGCTAATGTTGTAAGTAAATACCGAAAAGCAATTGATGAACATTTAGCGGGAAATGATTATACTCCTTCTAAACAAGAAATACGTGAACTACAGCAAAGCTTTAGTCGTGGCTTTACATTTGGATTTTTAAAAGGAACGAATAATAAGCAATTAATCGATGGAACATTTCCGAAAAGTCGTGGCGTTTACCTTGGAACGGTCAAAAAAGTTTTAAAAGATGCGGTTTTATGTGACTTAGAGACACCGCTAAAACGCGGAGATGGCATTGTATTTGATGCAGGTCGTCCTGAGGAAAAAGAAGAAGGTGGACGGGTTTACGATCTTCGTAAAAAAGGGAAAAAGCTCGAGGGTGAAGTGGAACAGTCTCAAATCGAAATTGTCCCAGGCCGTCATGATGTAAACTTAACTAAAATTAATGTCGGGGATAAAATTTGGAAAACAAGTGACCAAGAACTTGAGAAACATTTGCGTAAAACCTATGAATCTGAGCAATGTTTCCGCTTGTTCCCAGTAAATGTTTCTGTAACTGGTAATTTGGGCCAACCGTTGCTAACAGTTTGGCATGATGAAGCAACAAATCAATATGTTACAATTGAATCTGAGCAAGCATTAGAAGAAGCGCAAAAACGCCCGCTAACAGCTGATTATTTAGCTGAACAGCTTGGACGGTTAGGCGGCACTATTTATGAACTGAATAATTTAAACGTCAACATTACTGGAGATGTAATTATTCCTGTAAAAGAATTAAATCGCATGCGCCGTGAAGCAGTAGACCAATTATTAGCGGCTAGACAAGCGCCGATTCAGTATAAGAAAAACAATTCTTTATTGAAACCAGATGTACAAAGGAAGGCCAATAGAGTTAAAGATTCCGCTAATTTAATTGCACTCTGCCGGACAATGGAACAAATTCAAGCTGCATGTAACACAGATATTGATTATATATATGCTGACTTTGAATTCACAACTGACTATCCAAAGGCTGTTCAAGTGGCTAGGAATAATAACAAGTCAATTGCTTTAGCTACGCCAAGAATTCATATGCCAGGGGAAAATGGAATTCTTAACGGAATTGTCAAAGCTAAACCTGATGCGATTCTAGTAAGAAGTTTAGGTGCCGTTCAGTATTATTTGGAACAAAAATTAACGATCCCACTAATCGGCGACTTTTCTTTAAATATCGCTAATTCAAGAGCTGTTGATTTATTCTTAAACCGTGGACTAAGTCGTGTGACGCCTTCATATGATTTGAACATCCAACAAATGTTTGACATGCTCGAGAACGCGTCGACTGAAGATATTGAGATTGTTATTCATCAGCATTTACCAATGTTTCATACCGAGCATTGCGTGTATTGTACATTCTTGAGTGAAGGCACTGATTTTACAAATTGCGGAAGACCTTGTGAAAAACATCGAATTTCATTACAAGATCGAATTGGAATGAGTCATCCTGTACGCGTGGATATCGGTTGCCGTAATACCGTCTATAATGCGATTGAACAATCTGGAGCTGAGTACTTATCACAGTTTTTAACAGAGGGCATTCAAAACTACCGTATTGAGTTTTTGGAAGAAAATGAAGATAAAGTTAAAGAAGTAATTGCTCTTTATCGTGAGGCGTTAAACGGTGAAAGAACTGGTACGAGTGTTTGGAAAACGTTAAAGGCCACAAATCAATTAGGTGTAACAAGAGGACAATTGATTAAAAAATAA
- a CDS encoding thiamine diphosphokinase: MRVLIFSGGNLDAWALSYINEGDYIIGVDRGAYFLYKNNIKMDAAIGDFDSVSEHEKRLISLSTDHIEDYDPINKDKTDTEIALDFALNKNPTEIVLLGVLGTRFDHSLANVHLLVKSLAADINCKIVDNKNEILVVNNKVVIHKEHFTHVSLLPLTSEVKGITLKGFKYPLENAAISIGETLGISNILLEETGTISIDTGILLVIKSID; this comes from the coding sequence TTGAGAGTACTTATTTTTAGCGGAGGAAATTTAGATGCTTGGGCACTTTCTTATATAAATGAGGGTGATTATATTATCGGTGTCGATCGTGGAGCCTATTTCCTTTACAAAAACAATATAAAAATGGATGCAGCAATTGGTGATTTTGATTCTGTTAGTGAACATGAAAAAAGGCTTATATCGTTATCTACAGATCATATAGAAGATTATGATCCTATTAATAAAGACAAAACCGATACTGAGATAGCGTTGGATTTTGCATTAAATAAAAATCCAACGGAGATTGTTTTACTGGGTGTATTAGGTACTCGATTTGACCATTCATTAGCAAATGTTCATTTGTTAGTAAAAAGTTTAGCAGCAGATATAAATTGCAAAATTGTCGATAATAAAAATGAAATACTCGTTGTAAACAATAAGGTTGTTATACATAAAGAGCATTTTACGCATGTATCGCTACTGCCTTTAACTTCTGAAGTAAAAGGGATCACACTTAAGGGATTTAAATATCCATTGGAAAATGCGGCAATCAGTATTGGTGAAACTCTTGGAATTAGCAATATCCTTCTTGAGGAGACAGGAACTATTTCAATTGATACCGGAATTTTATTAGTTATTAAAAGTATAGATTAA
- a CDS encoding ABC-F family ATP-binding cassette domain-containing protein — MITVSNVSLRYGDRKLFEDVNIKFTPGNCYGLIGANGAGKSTFLKILAGEIEAQTGDVFMGPGERLAVLKQNHFEYEEHEVLKTVIMGHARLYEVMQEKDAIYMKPDFTDEDGMKAAELEGEFAEMNGWEAESEAAILLKGLGIDEDLHTKKMAELTGGDKVKVLLAQALFGKPDVLLLDEPTNHLDIKAIKWLEEFLINFENTVIVVSHDRHFLNKVCTHIADLDFGKIQIYVGNYDFWYESSQLAQRMASDANRKKEEKIKELQAFIARFSANASKSKQATSRKKLLDKISLDDIKPSSRRYPYVGFTPDREIGNDLLFVDGISKTIDGEKVLDNISFTMNKGDKIALVGKDEIAKTTLFKILMGEMEPDSGTFKWGITTSQAYFPKDNSKFFENSELNLVDWLRQFSPNDESESFLRGFLGRMLFSGEEVLKKSSVLSGGEKVRCMLSKMMLSGANVLVLDEPTNHLDLESITALNNGLISFKGSILFASHDHQFVETIANRIIEITPKGIVDKQMTYDEYLENSDIQKQLTEMYA; from the coding sequence ATGATTACAGTTAGTAATGTAAGCTTACGATATGGAGATCGCAAGTTATTTGAAGATGTAAACATTAAATTCACACCTGGAAATTGTTATGGCCTAATCGGCGCAAACGGCGCTGGGAAGTCTACTTTCCTTAAAATTTTAGCAGGTGAAATTGAAGCGCAAACTGGTGACGTTTTTATGGGACCAGGGGAACGTCTTGCAGTGCTTAAACAGAACCATTTTGAATATGAAGAGCATGAAGTGCTTAAGACTGTAATTATGGGGCATGCCCGTCTTTATGAAGTCATGCAAGAAAAAGATGCGATTTATATGAAACCTGATTTCACAGATGAAGATGGTATGAAGGCCGCTGAACTTGAAGGTGAATTTGCTGAAATGAATGGTTGGGAAGCCGAATCTGAAGCCGCAATTCTTTTAAAAGGACTTGGAATCGATGAGGATCTTCATACAAAGAAGATGGCAGAATTAACAGGTGGAGATAAAGTAAAAGTCTTATTGGCTCAAGCCTTATTTGGTAAACCAGATGTACTTCTACTCGATGAGCCTACCAACCACCTTGATATTAAAGCTATTAAATGGTTAGAGGAATTCTTAATCAACTTTGAAAATACAGTCATAGTGGTATCACATGACCGTCACTTTTTAAATAAAGTATGTACACATATCGCTGATTTAGACTTTGGTAAAATTCAAATTTATGTTGGTAACTATGATTTCTGGTATGAATCAAGCCAATTAGCTCAAAGAATGGCATCTGATGCTAATCGTAAAAAAGAAGAAAAAATAAAAGAATTACAAGCATTTATTGCTCGCTTTAGTGCAAATGCATCTAAATCAAAACAAGCGACATCACGCAAAAAACTACTAGATAAAATTTCATTAGATGATATCAAGCCGTCATCACGTCGTTACCCATATGTTGGATTTACTCCGGACCGTGAAATTGGAAATGACTTACTATTTGTTGACGGTATATCAAAAACGATTGATGGCGAAAAGGTTCTTGATAATATTAGTTTTACAATGAACAAAGGTGACAAAATTGCGCTTGTTGGTAAAGATGAAATTGCGAAAACAACCCTTTTCAAAATATTAATGGGTGAAATGGAACCAGACAGCGGGACATTCAAATGGGGCATCACGACTTCACAAGCTTATTTTCCAAAGGATAACTCAAAGTTCTTTGAAAATAGCGAATTAAATCTTGTGGACTGGCTTCGTCAATTCTCTCCAAATGATGAAAGCGAGAGTTTCTTACGTGGATTCTTAGGCAGAATGTTATTCTCTGGTGAAGAAGTATTAAAGAAATCTAGTGTATTATCTGGAGGAGAAAAAGTACGCTGTATGCTTTCGAAAATGATGTTAAGTGGTGCGAATGTTTTAGTATTAGATGAACCAACAAACCACCTTGACCTTGAATCGATTACAGCTTTAAACAATGGTTTAATTAGTTTTAAAGGTTCAATTTTGTTTGCATCACATGACCATCAATTTGTAGAAACCATTGCAAATCGCATTATTGAGATTACACCTAAAGGAATCGTCGACAAGCAAATGACATATGATGAATATCTTGAAAATAGTGATATTCAAAAACAACTAACAGAAATGTATGCATAG
- a CDS encoding SIMPL domain-containing protein: MYYNRQAPFYSPRNPEQANHNPRKKQITVFGEGSIDVEPDTVNITIGVMTENSSASTAQTENAKITTTIMQSLQNLGIPSTSIKTVQYDINAIYDYEDGKQIFKGYRVTHLLRIVSNDVTQAGKIIDTAVASGANVVNNIEFTISNPDQYYNQALTIAVKNSIQKANTISSTLGITIQPTPYQISEITTTGHAPLPQQVQFMASVETPISPGQLKVNAKIESKFAIQ; this comes from the coding sequence ATGTATTACAATCGTCAGGCTCCTTTTTATTCTCCAAGAAATCCTGAGCAAGCTAACCATAATCCGCGAAAAAAGCAAATTACAGTTTTTGGTGAAGGTTCAATCGATGTTGAACCTGATACTGTAAATATTACCATTGGTGTAATGACTGAAAATAGTAGTGCAAGTACCGCACAAACAGAAAATGCAAAAATCACTACTACAATAATGCAATCACTTCAAAATCTTGGAATTCCCTCTACTTCCATTAAAACAGTTCAATATGACATTAACGCGATTTACGATTATGAAGATGGTAAACAAATCTTTAAAGGGTACCGAGTTACACATCTTCTTAGGATTGTTAGCAATGATGTAACACAGGCAGGTAAAATCATCGATACTGCCGTAGCGAGTGGAGCCAATGTAGTAAATAATATTGAATTTACAATTAGCAATCCTGATCAATATTATAATCAAGCTTTAACTATTGCAGTGAAAAATAGTATTCAAAAAGCAAATACTATTTCGAGCACTTTGGGTATAACAATACAACCAACACCATATCAAATTTCTGAAATTACTACCACTGGTCATGCTCCACTTCCACAACAAGTTCAATTTATGGCAAGTGTTGAAACACCGATTTCACCGGGCCAACTAAAAGTGAACGCAAAAATTGAATCGAAATTTGCTATCCAATAA